From one Streptomyces sp. NBC_00539 genomic stretch:
- a CDS encoding FAD-dependent monooxygenase codes for MDAPVIVVGAGPTGMMLAGELRLAGVDVVVLERLERRTGESRGLGFTARTLETFDQRGLLARFGEIETSTLGHFGGLPLDFGVLGETTCRAAKTVPQSVTESRLEEWATGLGADLRRGHEVLSVRDDGDGVEVEVRGPAGTHPLRAAYLVGCDGGRSTVRKAAGFDFPGTAATMEMYLADVKGVELKPRMIGETLPGGMVMVGPLPGGVTRIIVCERGTPPRRREGPPPFAEVAAAWQRLTGEDISAAEPVWVSAFGDAARQASEYRRGRVLLAGDAAHIHLPAGGQGMNTGIQDAVNLGWKLAAVARGDAPAALLDTYHDERHPVGRRLLMNTRAQGLLFLSGAEVQPLRDTLGELMAYEDVARHLAAMVSGLEIAYDVGKGTHPLLGRRMPHLELAGPGPATSSTQLLHPARGVLLDLADNPRLRQRATAWADRVDIVTARPRGNPQDGELRDTTALLIRPDGYVAWAAPGSHHDLPMALERWFGTP; via the coding sequence ATGGACGCACCGGTCATCGTCGTCGGCGCCGGACCCACGGGAATGATGCTCGCCGGCGAACTGCGGCTCGCGGGGGTCGACGTCGTCGTTCTGGAGCGGCTGGAGCGGCGCACCGGGGAATCGCGCGGCCTCGGCTTCACCGCCCGCACCCTGGAGACCTTCGACCAGCGCGGCCTCCTCGCCCGGTTCGGCGAGATCGAGACCAGCACGCTCGGCCACTTCGGCGGCCTGCCCCTGGACTTCGGCGTGCTCGGCGAAACGACGTGCCGCGCCGCCAAAACGGTGCCGCAGTCGGTCACGGAGAGCCGCCTGGAGGAATGGGCCACCGGCCTCGGGGCCGACCTCCGGCGCGGCCACGAGGTGCTCTCCGTACGCGACGACGGCGACGGCGTCGAGGTGGAGGTGCGCGGCCCCGCCGGGACGCACCCCCTGCGCGCCGCCTACCTGGTGGGATGCGACGGCGGGCGCAGCACCGTGCGCAAGGCGGCCGGGTTCGACTTCCCCGGCACGGCGGCGACGATGGAGATGTACCTCGCCGACGTCAAGGGCGTCGAGCTCAAGCCGCGCATGATCGGCGAGACCCTGCCCGGCGGCATGGTGATGGTGGGACCGCTGCCCGGCGGCGTCACCCGGATCATCGTCTGCGAACGCGGCACACCGCCGCGCCGGCGCGAGGGCCCGCCGCCCTTCGCGGAGGTCGCGGCCGCCTGGCAGCGGCTCACCGGCGAGGACATCTCCGCCGCCGAGCCGGTGTGGGTGAGCGCCTTCGGCGACGCCGCCCGGCAGGCGAGCGAGTACCGGCGCGGCCGCGTACTGCTGGCCGGCGACGCGGCGCACATCCACCTCCCCGCCGGCGGTCAGGGCATGAACACCGGCATCCAGGACGCCGTGAACCTGGGCTGGAAACTCGCCGCCGTGGCCCGCGGCGACGCCCCGGCCGCCCTGCTCGACACCTACCACGACGAGCGGCACCCCGTCGGCCGCCGGCTGCTGATGAACACCCGCGCCCAGGGACTGCTGTTCCTCAGCGGCGCCGAGGTGCAGCCGCTGCGCGACACCCTCGGGGAACTCATGGCGTACGAGGACGTGGCGCGCCACCTCGCCGCCATGGTCAGCGGTCTGGAGATCGCCTACGACGTCGGCAAGGGCACCCACCCGCTGCTGGGCCGGCGCATGCCGCACCTGGAGCTGGCCGGCCCGGGCCCCGCCACCTCCAGCACGCAGCTGCTGCACCCCGCCCGCGGGGTGCTCCTCGACCTCGCGGACAACCCGCGGCTGCGTCAGCGCGCCACGGCCTGGGCCGACCGGGTCGACATCGTCACCGCCAGGCCGCGCGGCAACCCGCAGGACGGGGAACTGCGCGACACCACGGCCCTGCTGATCCGCCCCGACGGGTACGTGGCCTGGGCGGCGCCCGGCAGCCACCACGACCTGCCCATGGCGCTGGAACGCTGGTTCGGCACTCCCTGA
- a CDS encoding response regulator transcription factor, producing MNQRSMAVLEPHTVAAQVNGGLSLAEGLRTQASGPAQSALWRILIVESNAVEAETLARGLRRHGHEVDIVATGSEALRSYTDADLVLLDLELPDLDGLEVCRGIRSAHEIAVIAVTARGSELDRVLGLQAGADDYLVKPYGFRELMARMEAVMRRARPPRPVAAAITAGPLRIDAGTREVTLDGEPVETTRKEFDMLYLLASHPGTVIPRKLLMEQVWGDSWSRRTVDTHVSTLRNKIGAGWIITVRGVGFRFGHG from the coding sequence ATGAACCAGCGTTCCATGGCTGTGCTGGAACCTCACACGGTCGCTGCGCAAGTGAACGGAGGGCTCTCCCTCGCGGAGGGTTTGAGGACGCAGGCGAGCGGCCCCGCCCAGTCGGCGCTGTGGCGCATTCTCATCGTCGAGAGCAACGCCGTCGAGGCCGAGACCCTGGCGCGCGGCCTGCGGCGCCACGGGCACGAGGTCGACATCGTCGCCACCGGCAGCGAGGCGCTGCGCAGCTACACCGACGCCGACCTCGTCCTGCTCGACCTGGAACTGCCGGACCTGGACGGGCTGGAGGTCTGCCGGGGCATCCGTTCCGCCCACGAGATCGCCGTGATCGCGGTGACCGCCCGGGGCAGCGAACTGGACCGCGTACTCGGCCTCCAGGCCGGCGCGGACGACTACCTGGTCAAGCCCTACGGGTTCCGCGAGCTGATGGCCCGGATGGAAGCCGTCATGCGCCGGGCCCGCCCGCCGCGTCCCGTGGCCGCGGCCATCACCGCCGGACCGCTGCGGATCGACGCGGGGACCCGGGAGGTCACCTTGGACGGGGAGCCCGTCGAGACCACCCGCAAGGAGTTCGACATGCTCTACCTCCTGGCCTCCCACCCCGGCACCGTCATTCCGCGCAAGCTCCTCATGGAGCAGGTCTGGGGCGATTCCTGGTCGCGCCGGACCGTCGACACGCACGTCAGCACGTTGCGCAACAAGATCGGCGCCGGCTGGATCATCACGGTCCGCGGCGTCGGCTTCCGGTTCGGCCACGGCTGA
- a CDS encoding ScbR family autoregulator-binding transcription factor yields the protein MKQERALRTRQALIKSAATVFGRRGYAEATLNMISAGAGVTPGALHFHFENKAAVAAAVEAAAAGSLRTVAHEVYARRTSALQALAESSLALAHALLSDVVARAGFQLGHEVLYPTVYDLREEWHAYVHRLLKEADAEDALLPGLCRRHAAAMVVAATVGFEVLGRDDPKWLSRRTLTGFWQVVLPCLADPGALRELDL from the coding sequence ATGAAACAGGAGCGCGCCCTCCGGACCCGCCAGGCCCTGATCAAGTCAGCGGCCACGGTGTTCGGACGGCGCGGATACGCGGAGGCGACGCTGAACATGATCAGCGCGGGAGCGGGAGTGACCCCGGGCGCCTTGCACTTCCACTTCGAGAACAAGGCGGCGGTCGCGGCGGCCGTCGAGGCCGCGGCGGCCGGCTCCCTGCGCACCGTGGCCCACGAGGTGTACGCGCGCCGGACCTCGGCCCTCCAGGCCCTCGCTGAAAGCTCACTGGCGCTCGCCCACGCGCTCCTGTCCGACGTGGTGGCCCGGGCGGGCTTCCAGCTCGGCCACGAGGTCCTGTACCCGACGGTGTACGACCTGCGCGAGGAGTGGCACGCCTACGTGCACCGGCTGCTCAAGGAAGCGGACGCCGAGGACGCGCTGCTGCCCGGCCTGTGCCGGCGGCACGCCGCGGCGATGGTGGTGGCGGCGACCGTCGGCTTCGAGGTGCTGGGCCGGGACGACCCGAAGTGGCTCTCCCGGCGCACCCTGACCGGCTTCTGGCAGGTGGTACTGCCCTGCCTGGCGGACCCGGGGGCGCTGCGCGAGCTGGACCTCTGA